Proteins from a genomic interval of Salmo trutta chromosome 39, fSalTru1.1, whole genome shotgun sequence:
- the LOC115179827 gene encoding glucagon-2 — protein MFGIHSLAGVLLLVIVQSSWQVPLQEAEDNSSLATADSLLEDLRGVSNVKRHSEGTFSNHYSKYQEERMARDFVQWLMNTRRSGAPSKRHADGTYTSDVSTYLQDQAAKDFVSWLKSGPARRESAEESMNGPMSRRHVDGSFTSDVNNVLDSLAAKEYLLWVMTSKPSGKSNKRQEDH, from the exons ATGTTTGGCATCCACTCCCTGGCTGGTGTTCTCCTCCTGGTCATCGTACAGAGCAGTTGGCAAGTCCCTCTGCAAGAGGCTGAGGACAACTCAAG CTTAGCGACTGCAGACTCACTATTGGAGGATTTGAGGGGCGTGTCTAACGTGAAGAGACATTCCGAGGGAACCTTCTCTAACCACTACAGTAAATACCAGGAAGAAAGGATGGCTCGGGACTTTGTTCAATGGCTTATGAACACcaggaggagtgg TGCTCCATCCAAACGTCATGCAGATGGGACCTACACCAGCGACGTGAGCACCTATCTACAGGACCAGGCGGCCAAGGACTTTGTTTCCTGGCTCAAATCAGGACCGGCCAGACGAGA ATCTGCAGAGGAGAGCATGAATGGTCCAATGAGCAGAAGACATGTAGATGGGAGCTTCACCAGCGACGTGAACAACGTCCTAGACAGCTTGGCTGCCAAAGAGTATTTACTCTGGGTCATGACCTCCAAACCCTCAGGGAAAAG taACAAACGTCAAGAAGATCATTGA